The following proteins are co-located in the Maridesulfovibrio sp. genome:
- a CDS encoding aldehyde dehydrogenase family protein: protein MIVDNDLLSIQQARILAENAHEAQKKLATFPQEKLDEIVEHIADAVEEHAEELAIMSHEETDGGKWQDKLVKNRFVCNQVRKELRGMRCVGVIKEDSHKKITDIGVPVGVIAALCPVTGPVSTTVYNTLIAIKSGNGVIFSPHPGAVKSIGRVLDIMIKAGESCGLPEGCISYLETVTKSGTCELMNHRNISLVMVTGVPGMIHYAQKTGKPVIYGGTGNGPAFIERTADIGQAVKDIIASKTFDNGIAPSAEQSIVVDSCVAGDVRQSLNSCGAYFMSESEAEALAELFIAPDGQRRKGMAGQSAKVLARRAGFSIPENTTVLVAERKYVSDTDPYYREFLSPVLALYVEDDWMHACEKCIELLLHERNAHTLVIHSADEEVILQFALKKPVGRLLVNTPAAFGGMGATTNLFPSMTLGSSSAGFGITSDNVSPMNLIYIRKVGCGVRRAEEVLGQSGQAGGQYKVKDNDSNMVQVIQQILQKAIEAIDDPAGR, encoded by the coding sequence ATGATTGTTGATAACGATTTGCTCTCCATCCAGCAGGCCAGAATCCTGGCAGAAAATGCCCATGAGGCACAGAAAAAGCTGGCAACCTTTCCGCAGGAAAAGCTTGATGAAATAGTCGAGCATATTGCGGATGCGGTTGAGGAGCATGCCGAAGAGCTGGCGATTATGTCTCACGAAGAGACTGACGGCGGCAAATGGCAGGATAAGCTGGTCAAGAACCGCTTCGTCTGTAATCAGGTCCGTAAGGAATTGCGCGGAATGCGCTGTGTGGGCGTCATCAAAGAGGACTCCCATAAAAAGATTACCGACATCGGCGTTCCCGTCGGCGTTATCGCAGCTCTCTGTCCAGTGACTGGTCCGGTTTCAACCACGGTTTATAATACCCTGATTGCAATCAAATCTGGAAACGGTGTTATTTTTTCCCCCCATCCCGGTGCTGTAAAGAGTATCGGCCGGGTTCTGGATATCATGATCAAGGCCGGAGAATCCTGCGGTCTTCCTGAAGGCTGTATTTCCTATCTGGAGACAGTCACCAAGAGCGGAACCTGTGAACTTATGAATCACAGGAATATCTCGCTGGTTATGGTCACCGGAGTTCCCGGGATGATCCATTATGCCCAGAAAACGGGCAAACCGGTCATTTACGGGGGAACCGGCAACGGTCCGGCATTTATCGAACGTACTGCCGACATTGGGCAGGCTGTTAAAGATATCATTGCCAGCAAGACTTTTGATAACGGGATTGCTCCCTCAGCGGAGCAATCCATCGTTGTCGATTCATGTGTTGCCGGGGATGTTCGCCAGTCCCTTAATTCCTGCGGGGCATACTTCATGTCCGAGAGTGAGGCCGAAGCTCTGGCCGAACTGTTCATCGCGCCCGACGGACAGCGCAGGAAAGGTATGGCCGGACAGTCCGCAAAGGTGCTGGCCCGAAGAGCAGGGTTCAGCATTCCCGAAAATACCACCGTTCTGGTGGCGGAACGTAAATATGTTTCGGACACCGATCCCTACTACAGAGAATTTCTTTCCCCTGTACTGGCTCTCTATGTGGAGGACGATTGGATGCACGCTTGTGAAAAGTGCATCGAGTTGCTGCTCCACGAAAGAAACGCCCACACTCTGGTTATTCACTCCGCAGATGAGGAAGTGATTCTCCAGTTCGCGTTGAAGAAACCCGTTGGCCGACTTCTGGTCAACACTCCGGCAGCTTTCGGCGGTATGGGTGCTACTACCAATCTGTTTCCCTCAATGACTCTGGGCAGTTCTTCTGCCGGATTCGGAATCACTTCCGACAACGTTTCTCCCATGAACCTTATCTACATCAGGAAGGTTGGTTGCGGAGTGAGACGTGCTGAAGAGGTGCTGGGACAGTCCGGTCAGGCAGGCGGTCAATATAAAGTGAAAGATAACGATTCCAATATGGTGCAGGTAATTCAACAGATCCTGCAAAAGGCCATTGAAGCCATAGATGATCCTGCGGGTCGCTAA
- the cutC gene encoding choline trimethylamine-lyase: MDLQSFSNKLAEATKNLTDAERASLKKIFEGVSAEVFKEKAEQPAAAVSCYETKGIPNGPTDRHVKLKENFLKQVPSVSVESARVMTEIAKANPGLPPAILRGKSFRASCETAPLVIQDHELIVGNPTGAPRRGSFSPEIAWRWMKSELETIGSRPQDPFYISEEDKKYMKEELFPFWADKSLDEYCEAQYREAGLWELSGESYVSDCSYHAVNGGGDSNPGYDVILMKKGMLDIKAEAEAHLEHLDYENPEDIDKIYFYKSVIDTAEGVMIYAKRLSEYAAEKAAHETDPKRKAELLKISEVNARVPAHKPETFWEAIQAVWTVESLLVVEENQTGMSIGRVDQYMYPFFKADLEAGRMTEYEAFDLAGCMLIKMSEMMWITSEDASKFFAGYQPFVNMCVGGVTREGYDATNDLTYLLMDAVRHVRIYQPSLATRVHNKSPHEYLKKIVEVIRSGMGFPAVHFDDAHIKMMLAKGVSMEDARDYCLMGCVEPQKAGRLYQWTSTAYTQWPICIELVLNHGVPLWYGKQVCPDMGPLESYDTYEKFEAAVKEMIKYITKWTSVATVISQRVHRDHAPKPLMSLMYEGTMESGKDVASGGAMYNFGPGVVWSGLATYADSMAAIKKLVYDDKKYTLAQMNEALVAEFKGYEQIKADCLAAPKYGNDDDYVDMICADLVHFTETEHRKYKTLYSVLSHGTLSISNNTPFGQLLGASANGRDAWMPLSDGISPTQGADYKGPTAVIKSVSKMANDLMNIGMVHNFKIMSGLLDTPEGENSIITLLRTASALGNGEMQFNYLDNATLLDAQKHPEKYRDLVVRVAGYSAFFVELCKDVQDEIISRTMMNEI; the protein is encoded by the coding sequence GTGGATCTTCAAAGTTTTTCCAACAAGCTTGCTGAAGCTACAAAAAACCTTACCGATGCCGAACGGGCCTCGCTGAAGAAAATTTTCGAAGGCGTTTCTGCTGAGGTATTCAAAGAAAAAGCAGAGCAGCCTGCAGCCGCAGTCTCCTGCTATGAGACCAAGGGTATCCCCAATGGTCCTACCGATCGTCACGTTAAACTGAAAGAGAACTTCCTCAAGCAGGTTCCTTCTGTCAGCGTCGAGTCCGCTCGCGTGATGACTGAGATTGCTAAGGCAAACCCCGGTCTTCCTCCGGCAATCCTGCGCGGTAAAAGCTTCCGTGCCAGCTGCGAAACCGCTCCGCTGGTAATTCAGGATCACGAACTCATCGTAGGTAACCCCACCGGTGCACCTCGTCGCGGTTCCTTCTCTCCTGAAATCGCATGGCGCTGGATGAAATCCGAGCTGGAAACCATCGGTTCCCGCCCTCAGGACCCCTTCTACATTTCTGAAGAAGACAAGAAATACATGAAGGAAGAGCTTTTCCCCTTCTGGGCTGACAAGTCTCTCGACGAATACTGCGAAGCTCAGTATCGCGAAGCAGGTCTCTGGGAACTCTCCGGTGAATCCTATGTTTCCGATTGCTCTTACCACGCTGTAAACGGTGGTGGTGACTCCAACCCCGGTTACGATGTCATCCTTATGAAAAAAGGTATGCTCGACATCAAAGCCGAAGCTGAAGCACACCTCGAGCATCTCGATTACGAGAACCCCGAAGACATCGATAAAATTTACTTCTACAAGTCCGTAATCGACACTGCAGAAGGTGTAATGATCTACGCCAAGCGCCTGTCCGAATACGCAGCAGAAAAAGCCGCTCATGAAACTGATCCTAAGCGTAAAGCTGAACTGCTCAAGATTTCTGAAGTTAACGCTCGCGTACCTGCACACAAGCCCGAAACCTTCTGGGAAGCTATTCAGGCAGTATGGACTGTTGAGTCCCTGCTGGTTGTTGAAGAAAACCAGACCGGTATGTCCATCGGCCGTGTTGACCAGTACATGTACCCCTTCTTCAAGGCTGACCTCGAAGCAGGACGCATGACCGAATATGAAGCTTTCGACCTCGCCGGTTGTATGCTCATCAAAATGTCCGAAATGATGTGGATCACCAGTGAAGATGCTTCCAAGTTCTTCGCCGGTTACCAGCCTTTCGTAAACATGTGCGTCGGTGGTGTTACCCGCGAAGGTTACGATGCAACCAACGACCTGACCTACCTGCTCATGGACGCAGTACGTCACGTCCGCATCTACCAGCCTTCTTTGGCTACCCGTGTTCACAACAAGTCTCCCCACGAGTACCTGAAGAAAATCGTTGAAGTTATCCGTTCCGGTATGGGCTTCCCCGCAGTTCACTTTGACGATGCTCATATCAAGATGATGCTCGCTAAAGGCGTATCCATGGAAGATGCCCGCGACTACTGCCTGATGGGTTGTGTTGAACCCCAGAAGGCCGGTCGTCTCTACCAGTGGACTTCTACCGCTTACACCCAGTGGCCTATCTGCATCGAACTGGTTCTGAACCACGGTGTTCCCCTCTGGTACGGCAAGCAGGTCTGCCCGGATATGGGTCCCCTTGAGTCCTACGACACCTACGAGAAATTCGAAGCTGCCGTTAAGGAAATGATCAAGTACATTACCAAATGGACCAGCGTTGCAACCGTTATTTCCCAGCGCGTTCATAGGGATCATGCTCCTAAACCCCTCATGTCCCTTATGTACGAAGGCACCATGGAGTCCGGCAAGGACGTAGCCTCCGGCGGCGCCATGTACAACTTCGGTCCCGGCGTTGTCTGGTCCGGTCTCGCCACTTACGCCGACTCCATGGCCGCCATTAAAAAGCTGGTTTACGACGACAAGAAGTACACCCTCGCTCAGATGAACGAAGCTCTCGTTGCTGAATTCAAGGGTTACGAGCAGATCAAAGCTGACTGCCTTGCCGCTCCTAAATACGGTAACGACGATGACTACGTAGATATGATCTGCGCAGACCTCGTTCACTTCACTGAAACTGAGCACCGCAAGTACAAGACCCTGTACTCCGTACTCAGCCACGGTACCCTGTCCATCTCCAACAACACCCCGTTCGGTCAGCTCCTCGGCGCTTCCGCTAACGGTCGTGACGCATGGATGCCTCTTTCAGACGGTATCAGCCCGACTCAGGGTGCGGACTACAAAGGACCCACTGCGGTTATCAAGTCCGTTTCCAAGATGGCTAACGATCTGATGAACATCGGTATGGTTCACAACTTCAAGATCATGTCCGGACTGCTCGACACCCCCGAAGGTGAAAACTCCATCATTACCCTGCTGCGTACTGCAAGTGCACTGGGTAACGGAGAAATGCAGTTCAACTACCTTGATAACGCAACTCTTCTCGATGCTCAGAAGCACCCCGAGAAGTATCGTGACCTCGTTGTACGCGTAGCAGGTTACTCTGCATTCTTCGTAGAGCTCTGCAAAGACGTACAGGATGAGATCATCAGCCGTACCATGATGAATGAGATCTAA
- the eutM gene encoding ethanolamine utilization microcompartment protein EutM, translated as MSSLNALGMIETKGLVGAVEAADAMVKAANVTLVGKTQVGGGLVTVMVRGDVGAVKAATDAGAAAAQNVGELISVHVIPRPHGEVEIILPKAEG; from the coding sequence ATGTCCTCATTGAACGCACTGGGTATGATTGAAACCAAAGGTCTCGTTGGCGCAGTAGAAGCAGCTGACGCAATGGTAAAAGCAGCAAACGTAACTCTGGTCGGTAAGACTCAGGTTGGCGGCGGTCTCGTAACCGTTATGGTTCGCGGTGATGTTGGTGCTGTTAAAGCAGCAACCGACGCTGGCGCAGCTGCTGCACAGAACGTTGGTGAACTCATCAGCGTACACGTTATCCCCCGCCCCCACGGCGAAGTTGAAATCATCCTTCCTAAAGCTGAAGGTTAA
- a CDS encoding BMC domain-containing protein codes for MDTLGIVECWNIASGVRIADAMMKAADVELVRASTICSGRYLIFVTGERAAVSASVDAANTDDGKIKASFVISSLSPEVAAVLKSPVAIAQVQSIGVIECRNVSTGVVAADAAVKRSGVELARFVAGQGINGKSYFVMSGDVAAVQEAADAASAALGNNLVEAVVIPGPDASVVKALVRGTR; via the coding sequence ATGGATACGCTGGGCATAGTTGAATGCTGGAACATCGCATCCGGAGTACGGATTGCGGATGCCATGATGAAAGCCGCGGATGTCGAACTTGTCCGCGCTTCTACTATTTGTTCCGGCAGATACCTGATCTTTGTTACCGGTGAACGTGCTGCAGTGTCGGCCAGTGTTGATGCTGCGAATACTGACGATGGTAAGATCAAGGCCAGCTTTGTTATTTCCAGCCTTTCACCGGAAGTGGCAGCAGTGCTGAAAAGCCCCGTCGCCATTGCACAGGTTCAGTCTATCGGAGTTATCGAATGCCGCAATGTTTCCACTGGCGTGGTGGCAGCGGATGCGGCGGTCAAGCGTTCCGGAGTTGAGCTGGCCCGTTTTGTCGCAGGGCAGGGCATCAACGGTAAATCATATTTCGTTATGAGCGGCGATGTGGCTGCGGTTCAGGAAGCCGCAGATGCTGCATCCGCTGCTTTGGGCAACAATCTTGTTGAGGCGGTCGTCATCCCCGGACCCGACGCCTCGGTCGTAAAGGCCTTAGTAAGGGGAACGAGGTAA
- a CDS encoding EutN/CcmL family microcompartment protein: MIICKVVGNVWATRKKDELSGEKLMVVQRLDIEEKGSAEVFVAVDCVGAGIGEQVLVTTGSSARMALRNHDAPVDASIVAIIDEVQAQV, encoded by the coding sequence ATGATTATCTGTAAAGTTGTAGGCAATGTTTGGGCCACCCGCAAAAAGGATGAATTGAGCGGAGAGAAGCTGATGGTTGTTCAGCGGCTCGATATCGAGGAAAAGGGCAGTGCAGAAGTTTTCGTCGCAGTTGACTGCGTGGGCGCGGGTATCGGTGAGCAGGTTCTGGTGACTACCGGAAGTTCTGCGCGCATGGCTCTGCGTAACCATGATGCCCCGGTTGATGCATCCATCGTGGCTATCATCGATGAAGTGCAGGCTCAGGTCTAA
- the cutD gene encoding choline TMA-lyase-activating enzyme codes for MIERKAQIFNVQKYNMHDGPGVRTLVFFQGCPLRCEWCSNPEGQYKKYQVLFKKDQCINCGACVSACPADVHKIAAAGKHFINRDAECIGCRKCEHACLQNALAIVGETKTISELLEIIEEDRPFYETSGGGVTLGGGEVLSQPEAAASLLQACKQRGINTAIETCGYARPEVIEKVAPFVDLFLFDVKHMNSERHREITGVRNEMILQNLTWLLENRFNVKIRMPMLKGVNDGEEEILQLVELLKPYQDFKNFKGVDLLPYHKMGVNKYTQLGWEYPVEGDPKLSNADLERIEQAISKYNFPVSVVRH; via the coding sequence GTGATTGAAAGAAAAGCACAGATATTCAACGTACAGAAATACAATATGCACGACGGTCCGGGAGTGAGAACTCTCGTATTCTTCCAGGGTTGCCCCCTGCGCTGTGAATGGTGCTCGAATCCCGAGGGACAGTATAAAAAATACCAGGTCCTTTTCAAAAAGGATCAGTGTATAAATTGCGGAGCCTGTGTCTCCGCCTGTCCCGCGGACGTGCACAAGATTGCCGCCGCAGGAAAACATTTCATCAACCGCGATGCCGAGTGTATCGGCTGCCGCAAATGCGAGCACGCCTGTCTGCAAAATGCACTGGCAATCGTCGGCGAAACAAAGACCATCTCCGAACTGCTCGAGATCATCGAAGAAGACCGTCCGTTTTATGAAACTTCCGGCGGCGGCGTCACTCTCGGCGGCGGTGAAGTCCTGTCTCAGCCTGAAGCTGCGGCAAGCCTTCTTCAGGCCTGTAAGCAGCGCGGCATCAACACCGCGATTGAAACCTGCGGTTATGCCCGCCCTGAAGTCATCGAGAAGGTCGCACCTTTCGTGGACCTCTTTCTCTTTGACGTCAAACACATGAATTCCGAACGCCATCGCGAAATCACCGGTGTGCGTAATGAGATGATCCTCCAGAATCTGACCTGGCTTCTTGAGAACAGGTTCAATGTAAAGATCAGGATGCCCATGCTCAAGGGCGTTAATGACGGGGAAGAAGAAATCCTTCAGTTGGTTGAGCTGCTTAAGCCTTATCAGGATTTTAAAAATTTCAAAGGGGTGGACCTGCTTCCCTATCACAAGATGGGTGTGAACAAATACACTCAGCTCGGCTGGGAATACCCGGTGGAAGGTGACCCCAAACTGAGCAATGCCGATCTTGAACGCATTGAGCAGGCTATCAGTAAATACAATTTTCCGGTCTCAGTGGTCAGACACTAG
- a CDS encoding BMC domain-containing protein encodes MGLIETFGIVYVLEAADAMMKAADVELIGYENVASGYISVLVQGDVAACQAAVEAGVKAVENMGTEVYASLVIPTPHRDLEQITKIYAIDNLLS; translated from the coding sequence ATGGGCCTGATTGAAACATTCGGCATTGTTTACGTCCTTGAAGCGGCAGACGCTATGATGAAAGCAGCAGATGTTGAACTCATCGGTTATGAAAACGTTGCTTCCGGATACATTTCCGTTCTGGTTCAGGGTGATGTCGCAGCATGTCAGGCAGCTGTTGAAGCTGGCGTGAAAGCTGTGGAAAATATGGGAACTGAAGTTTACGCTTCACTTGTTATTCCTACACCCCACCGCGATCTGGAACAGATCACCAAGATCTACGCAATCGACAACCTGCTTTCCTAA
- a CDS encoding BMC domain-containing protein, with amino-acid sequence MDALGFIETKGLLAAIEGADAMLKAAAVTLLEKNISGGGLVTISVTGEVSAVQASVEAGTAAISRIEGAELVSHHVIARPYDEISKIIATSAPVAAAKEISREVAQSPASAEEQAQPAPAEEKVEAEEAPKAEPEVLKEEIEAPAVQVSAPKTEEAAPKASKAQEEAPQFKPAELRKMKISKVRQIARSLEGISLTNEEVKKATKKTLIDAIINVTRQIEE; translated from the coding sequence ATGGATGCACTTGGATTCATTGAAACAAAAGGGCTGCTGGCTGCCATCGAAGGTGCTGATGCCATGCTCAAAGCCGCTGCAGTGACCCTGCTGGAAAAGAATATTTCCGGCGGCGGGCTGGTGACCATAAGCGTCACCGGAGAAGTCTCTGCTGTACAGGCTTCTGTTGAAGCAGGCACTGCCGCTATCAGCCGCATCGAAGGAGCGGAGCTGGTATCACATCACGTGATTGCCCGTCCCTATGATGAGATCAGCAAGATTATCGCAACCAGCGCTCCGGTTGCGGCAGCAAAAGAAATTTCACGGGAAGTAGCACAATCTCCCGCTTCCGCGGAAGAGCAGGCCCAGCCTGCTCCAGCGGAAGAAAAAGTCGAAGCAGAGGAAGCTCCGAAAGCAGAGCCTGAGGTTCTGAAAGAGGAAATTGAAGCTCCGGCAGTGCAGGTGTCCGCACCGAAGACTGAGGAAGCTGCTCCGAAAGCCTCCAAGGCACAGGAAGAAGCCCCGCAGTTCAAGCCCGCGGAACTCAGGAAAATGAAAATCAGTAAGGTTCGGCAGATTGCCAGAAGCTTGGAAGGTATTTCCCTGACCAATGAAGAGGTCAAGAAAGCCACCAAGAAAACCCTTATTGACGCGATTATAAATGTTACCAGGCAGATAGAGGAGTAA
- a CDS encoding acetaldehyde dehydrogenase (acetylating), with protein MVDKDLLSIQEARSLVRAAKKAQAELAEMGQEKVDAIVKAISEAAYAQADPLAALAVEETGFGKVQDKKTKNILASKNLFEAIKDMKTIGVLCDDKEKKVVEIAVPMGVIAGIIPSTNPTSTTIYKSMIALKSGNAIVFTPHPSAKKCIGKTVEMIRSVLHDCGVCEDLVSVMSIPTIQGSGELMKVADLILATGGPGMVKAAYSSGTPALGVGAGNVPSYIERTADIKDAVTKIFASKTFDNGTVCASEQSIITESCIAEQVKAEVVAQGGYFLYGEDLTKVKAVMERGNGSMNPAIVGRDACYIAKLAGISVPAGTRLLVSDEKGVGAKYPFSKEKLTALLGFYVVEDWKGACEMCHALLENGGIGHSLSIHSKNEEVIREFGMKKPVSRMLVNTPSTHGAVGLSTSLFPSFTLGCGTVGGSSTSDNVTPLNLMNVRRLAYDLGNTCCESAPAAQAAGTDSIDVQAITAMIVEQLKQMV; from the coding sequence ATGGTAGACAAGGATTTATTGTCCATTCAAGAAGCCCGTTCACTGGTTCGTGCCGCTAAGAAAGCTCAGGCAGAGCTGGCGGAAATGGGTCAGGAAAAGGTTGACGCGATTGTAAAGGCTATTTCCGAAGCAGCTTACGCTCAGGCGGACCCCCTTGCAGCGCTTGCTGTTGAAGAGACCGGTTTCGGTAAGGTTCAAGACAAGAAAACCAAGAACATTCTTGCAAGTAAAAACCTTTTCGAAGCAATCAAGGATATGAAAACTATCGGTGTGCTTTGCGACGACAAGGAAAAGAAGGTTGTCGAGATCGCCGTACCCATGGGTGTTATCGCAGGGATCATCCCCTCCACCAACCCCACGTCTACGACTATCTACAAGTCCATGATCGCCCTGAAGTCCGGGAACGCTATTGTTTTCACCCCGCACCCCAGCGCGAAGAAATGCATCGGTAAAACCGTTGAAATGATCCGTTCCGTACTCCACGACTGCGGCGTATGCGAAGATCTGGTCAGCGTAATGAGCATTCCTACCATTCAGGGTAGCGGCGAGCTCATGAAAGTTGCCGATCTCATTCTCGCAACCGGTGGTCCGGGCATGGTCAAGGCAGCATACAGCTCCGGTACCCCCGCTCTCGGCGTAGGTGCTGGTAACGTACCTTCCTACATTGAAAGAACCGCTGACATCAAAGATGCGGTCACCAAGATTTTTGCAAGTAAGACCTTTGATAACGGTACTGTCTGCGCATCCGAGCAGTCCATCATCACTGAGTCCTGCATTGCTGAGCAGGTTAAAGCTGAAGTTGTCGCTCAGGGCGGTTACTTCCTGTACGGCGAAGACCTGACCAAGGTCAAAGCAGTTATGGAACGCGGCAACGGTTCCATGAACCCCGCAATCGTAGGCCGTGATGCCTGCTATATTGCTAAGCTGGCCGGAATCTCCGTGCCTGCCGGAACCCGTCTGCTCGTTTCTGACGAAAAAGGCGTTGGCGCAAAGTATCCCTTCTCCAAGGAAAAGCTTACCGCGCTGCTCGGTTTCTACGTTGTTGAAGATTGGAAAGGTGCTTGCGAGATGTGTCACGCGCTGCTGGAAAACGGTGGTATCGGTCACTCCCTGTCCATCCACTCCAAGAACGAAGAAGTTATCCGTGAATTCGGTATGAAGAAGCCTGTTTCCAGAATGCTGGTTAACACCCCGTCCACTCACGGTGCTGTAGGCCTCTCTACCTCTCTCTTCCCCTCCTTTACCCTTGGTTGCGGTACTGTAGGCGGAAGCTCCACCTCCGATAACGTAACTCCGCTCAACCTCATGAACGTGAGAAGGCTTGCTTACGATCTCGGTAACACCTGCTGCGAATCCGCTCCTGCTGCTCAGGCTGCCGGTACCGATTCCATTGATGTTCAGGCAATTACTGCCATGATCGTCGAGCAGCTGAAACAGATGGTATAG
- a CDS encoding phosphate propanoyltransferase, with product MNEQAINNIMEGVIKGVIEQLKTEAPHVSVSTGVCEPIPVELSARHVHLSEQDALELFGKPLTPVRELSQPGQYLCEERVRLIGPKGVMDNVAVLGPARSASQVEISNTEARTLGIKAPVRQSGDVSGTPGIILASQTGIVGLEEGVIVAARHIHMSPEDGDKFGVKDNDRVSVRLESDRPVILEDVVCRVNPSFKLAMHIDPDEGNSAGWNKSVTGKIVR from the coding sequence ATGAACGAACAAGCCATTAATAATATCATGGAAGGGGTCATCAAAGGCGTAATTGAGCAGTTGAAGACCGAAGCTCCGCATGTTTCCGTATCTACCGGAGTATGCGAACCCATTCCCGTAGAACTTTCCGCCCGCCACGTTCACCTCAGCGAGCAGGACGCCCTTGAGCTTTTCGGTAAACCTCTGACTCCGGTTCGTGAACTTTCCCAGCCCGGTCAGTACCTCTGTGAAGAGCGTGTCCGTCTCATCGGTCCCAAAGGTGTCATGGACAACGTTGCTGTTCTCGGACCTGCACGTTCCGCTTCACAGGTAGAAATTTCCAACACCGAAGCACGTACCCTCGGTATCAAAGCTCCGGTTCGCCAGTCCGGTGATGTTTCCGGAACCCCCGGTATCATCCTCGCTTCCCAGACCGGAATCGTCGGTCTCGAAGAAGGTGTTATCGTTGCAGCACGTCATATTCACATGTCTCCCGAAGACGGTGACAAGTTCGGCGTGAAAGACAATGACCGCGTAAGCGTACGTCTTGAAAGTGATCGTCCGGTTATTCTCGAAGACGTGGTTTGTCGCGTTAATCCTTCTTTCAAGCTGGCTATGCACATCGACCCCGATGAAGGCAACAGCGCAGGTTGGAACAAGTCTGTAACCGGTAAGATTGTAAGATAG
- the eutJ gene encoding ethanolamine utilization protein EutJ, protein MDFSAIDQQISDLESCIENTVPVSPDEELLVGVDLGTAYIVVVVLNSKKEPVACAMEFARVIKDGLVVDYMGATRITRKLVGELEERLGRKLERAAIAVPPGTGKKDCSTHQYVVEGAGLEVTSILDEPTAANAVLGLENGVIVDIGGGTTGLSVLENGEVVYVADEPTGGTHVTLVLSGSYKVSFEEAEDLKKVKERQDEILPVVRPVIQKMGTIVKAHIKDRDISAIYLVGGTCCLKDMEKVVEKEVGIPVYKPANPFLVTPLGIALNC, encoded by the coding sequence ATGGATTTTTCAGCAATTGACCAGCAGATCAGCGACCTTGAAAGCTGCATTGAGAACACCGTTCCTGTCAGTCCTGACGAAGAACTTCTGGTGGGTGTGGACCTAGGTACTGCGTATATCGTGGTAGTGGTCCTGAACAGCAAGAAGGAACCTGTGGCCTGTGCCATGGAATTCGCCCGGGTCATCAAGGACGGTCTGGTTGTTGATTACATGGGCGCTACCCGTATCACCCGCAAGCTGGTTGGCGAACTTGAAGAAAGATTGGGCCGCAAGCTGGAGCGCGCTGCCATTGCGGTTCCTCCGGGGACCGGCAAAAAGGATTGCTCCACCCATCAGTACGTTGTGGAAGGTGCAGGACTCGAAGTCACTTCCATTCTGGACGAGCCCACCGCAGCCAACGCAGTGCTCGGACTTGAGAATGGCGTCATCGTTGACATCGGCGGCGGTACCACCGGTCTCTCTGTGCTGGAAAATGGTGAAGTGGTTTACGTAGCTGACGAACCTACCGGCGGAACCCACGTGACTCTGGTTCTGTCCGGCAGCTACAAAGTCAGCTTTGAAGAAGCTGAAGACCTGAAAAAGGTCAAGGAACGTCAGGATGAGATCCTGCCTGTCGTTCGTCCGGTAATCCAGAAAATGGGTACCATCGTTAAAGCGCACATTAAGGATCGCGATATTTCAGCCATCTACCTTGTAGGCGGTACTTGCTGCCTCAAGGATATGGAAAAAGTGGTGGAAAAAGAAGTGGGTATCCCGGTCTACAAACCGGCCAACCCGTTTCTCGTAACCCCGCTGGGCATCGCCCTGAATTGTTAA